The DNA region GGCAAGGCCCTCGGGAACGGCCTGCTCACAGGTCTCGGTGGTGACCGCGACCTCTTCGCCGTTGCGGTCGACGACCTGCTCGATGGGGTTGGGCGGACACCACGTGCCACCGGAGGCCAGCGTCGCCGCCACATTGGACAGCTCCAGTGCGTTGACCTCGATCGGTCCCAACGTGAACGACCCCAGGTTCTGCCGTTTCACGAAGTCGGCGAGGCTCTCGTTGCTCTCCGGGTCGTAGTCGCGGGCGGTGCCCGGCAGCGCGTAGGACCGCAGCCCGAGCCGCACCGCCATGTCCACGGTGCGCTGCACCCCGACCTGGGCGATCAGCTTCGCGAATGCGGTGTTCGGTGAGGTCGCGAGCGCGTCGGTGATGTTCATCGAACCCCGGTAGTTGCCGGCGTTCTGCACACACCACGTCGCCGGCGGGCAGCCGCGCGCACCGCCACTGCCCAGCCCCTTGGCCTCGAATCTCGACGGAGCGTCCAGTTGGGCGTTGATGCCCATCCCCATCTCCATGGCGGCCGCGGTCGTGAAGACCTTGAACACCGACCCCGCTCCGTTACCGGCCAGTGTGAAGGGCTGCGGCTGCATGGTCTCGCCCGCATCGAGGTTCAGGCCGTAGGTGCGATTGCTGGCCATGGCGAGCACCGGGTGGGATTCCTTGCCGGGTCGGATCACGCTCATCACGCTGGCGACACCGTTGAGATCGGGGTCGGCGTACTCGTTGATCGCCGACTTCACCGTGGCCTGCACGTCGGGGTCCAGCGTGGTCCTGATCAGGTAACCGCCCTTGGCCACCTGATCCTTGCTGATTCCCGCGCGCGCCAGGTAGTCCAGCGCGTAGTCGCAGAAGAACGCGCGGTCGCCGGCGGCGATGCAGCCGCGGGGGAGCTCTTGGGGCTGTGGCAGGACTCCCAGCGGCTGCTGGCTGGCCTCGCGAAGCTCGTCGGCGTACTCCGGCAGGTTCTCGATCATGGTGTCCAGCACCACGTTTCGCCGTGCCAAGGCGCCGTCGGGATTGGTGTAGGGGTTCAGCGTGCTCGTCGACTGCACCATGCCGGCCAGAAGTGCGGCCTGCTGCCAGTTCAACTCGGAGGCGTTGACGCCGAAGTAGGTCTGCGCCGCATCCTGGACCCCGAACGCGCCATTGCCGAACGACACCAGGTTGAGGTACCGCGTCAGGATTTCCGGCTTGGTGAACGTCTTGTCCAGCGTCAGCGCCATCCGGATCTCCCGCAGCTTGCGAGCCGGGGTCGTCTCGATCGCCGCCCGCCGCTCTGCGTCGGTCTGGGCGACGACGAGCAGTTGGTAGTTCTTCACGTACTGCTGCTCGATGGTCGAACCGCCGCGGGTGTCGAGGTTGCCGGACAGGTATCCCGAGAGACCGGTCAGAGTTCCCTGCCAGTCCACGCCGTTGTGATCGGCGAACCTCTTGTCCTCGATCGAGACGATCGCCAATTTCATCGTGTTGGCGATCTGATCGCTGGGCACCTCGAACCGGCGCTGGCTGTACAGCCACGCGATGGTGTTGCCCCTGGCATCGACCATCGTCGACACCTGGGGTGCCTCGCCCTCGACCAGTTGCGCCGAACCGTTGGCAACCACATCGGAGGCGCGGTTAGACACCAGCCCGAACCCGCCGACGGCCGGGAACATCAGCGCGGCGGCCACCACGCTGGCCAACAGACAGCACCAGGCGAGCTTGATGATCGTGACCGCAACGGGCGGTCGAGTCGGGGCGTCCTCCGGCATGGGTTACAGAGTAGCGACGACTCGGAGTCCCGTAATCCACGCTCAGCCCCAGATGAACTCCCGGCAGCCCCTGTCAAACGCCGAGGTCCGGCACTGTACCGGCCTGACGGCACGGTCGTCCCAAAAAAGTGGTCACGAACGTATTGCGCAGAACGGTCCTGACCACCTAAGTTGAGCACACAGTGCGATACAGGTCACACCTGACACTCGCAGTGTGGCGCAGATCGCACTTTGTGATTGACGCCGATGTAGATAGAT from Mycobacterium sp. DL includes:
- the ponA2 gene encoding transglycosylase/D,D-transpeptidase PonA2, whose product is MPEDAPTRPPVAVTIIKLAWCCLLASVVAAALMFPAVGGFGLVSNRASDVVANGSAQLVEGEAPQVSTMVDARGNTIAWLYSQRRFEVPSDQIANTMKLAIVSIEDKRFADHNGVDWQGTLTGLSGYLSGNLDTRGGSTIEQQYVKNYQLLVVAQTDAERRAAIETTPARKLREIRMALTLDKTFTKPEILTRYLNLVSFGNGAFGVQDAAQTYFGVNASELNWQQAALLAGMVQSTSTLNPYTNPDGALARRNVVLDTMIENLPEYADELREASQQPLGVLPQPQELPRGCIAAGDRAFFCDYALDYLARAGISKDQVAKGGYLIRTTLDPDVQATVKSAINEYADPDLNGVASVMSVIRPGKESHPVLAMASNRTYGLNLDAGETMQPQPFTLAGNGAGSVFKVFTTAAAMEMGMGINAQLDAPSRFEAKGLGSGGARGCPPATWCVQNAGNYRGSMNITDALATSPNTAFAKLIAQVGVQRTVDMAVRLGLRSYALPGTARDYDPESNESLADFVKRQNLGSFTLGPIEVNALELSNVAATLASGGTWCPPNPIEQVVDRNGEEVAVTTETCEQAVPEGLANTLSVAMSEDDRGAGTAASAAGSAGWSLPMSGKTGTTEANRSSAFLGFTNQLAAASYIYDDSTNPSELCSFPLRQCGSGNLFGGNEPARTWFTAMMPIATNFGEVTLPPTDPRYVDGAPGSRVPSVAGMNQDTARQRLRDAGFTVADQATPVNSGSSYGTVVGTSPSGQTVPGSIVTIQISNGIAPAPPPPPPGAPPPGLPPPPVGQTVIEIPGLPPITVPVLGPPPPPPPPPG